Genomic DNA from Scatophagus argus isolate fScaArg1 chromosome 15, fScaArg1.pri, whole genome shotgun sequence:
TAAATCCAGCAAGACTTTCTCTCTAAAATTACTTTTCTCAAAACTTGTTTTGATTAGCCTCACCTTGTGGCATCTTTCAAAGGCATGACGTGTCTCCTGCAGCAGGTTGACAACTAGCTCTGGGGACAGGAAGGTCTCCCCGTGGGTGTCAATGACAGGACCAAGGGACAGGTTGGTACGCTGTCTGATCCGTTCCTTCAGTTCTTGGATACTGTagaaacacacagctgctcGTTTTATATGACATATTCAAATATCTAATCCTGACTCGTCCTGATGTGTGAAAAAATGAGAGCTCTAACATCTGACCTGCCAGTGCCAATTGGGCGTTTCTGGTGATTCTTGGAGTCATAGTAGCGCTGCAGAATCGTGGCACCTCGAGTGCGGAGGTATTCCCTCTCCATGTCAATGTAGCTTTCCAGGTATGAGGAAAAGATGCTCTTTATCAGCTTTGAGAGGAAAGTGTGCTTGTCTGAGCCCAGGTTGAACTCTGTCAGCTTGGTGGCCAATGCTGTGGtcctattaaaaaaacaaaaaacaaaaagacatgtaGAAATAAAAGTTGCTAAGTAGACAGGAGATGACTCAAAAACTATGCACACAACTTAAATACCTGGTGTAAAGGTCGTAGAGGTTCTTGAGGTATTGTTCTACATCAGAGTGTCGAGTCTCATCCAGTTTTTCCCTAACGTGGGCCTGCAGACACAAAGGCGTCAAATATAACATTGCAAATAATtcatgactgaaaaaaaatataaacaaaatgaaaaataacataaatacctgtaatttgttttcaaaGATGTTCTGGATGAGTTTGGCCATAACAGTCTCTGGGCTGCTGAAGACCTCGCCCACCTGCTTGTTGACCCTCTGGCAGAGGACAGCAGTGTCCTCGAATACATCATTCCTCATGTAGGCCCCCTAAGGAGACAAACCAAGGGTTAACCAAGAGTCTGTAAATATTACTGGCcaacaagagagagaaatattatGTATAAGAGAAACTTTTTACACTTACTTCCTGACACTGCTTGATGTAGACATCCACACAGTGTGCGTAGCCCTTGAAGATAAAGAAGAAGTTACTTTTCTGCAAGATTACATCACCGAGGTGCAGATTCAAAGCAACATTTGAACATATAAGAAAACTTCACTGCCACTGAACTTGCATTTTGGAACAGGGTGTAATGTATAAGACAAGACAAATAGTTAGATTAAATATGGACTGCAAATCAAATGTAGACATCAAATATTATTCTTCTAGGTCACCTTGAAATGTAATAGAACTGCTGCCACCTCCCGCATACGTCCAATCTCACCCCTGCGCTGGGCAGCAGTGAACTCCTGGATTAACTGCCGCTCCAGGTCATGGTACTTACCTGGgcaggaacacaaacaaacccaaagacACATAAAATAATATCATCACTTGAAGCTAGCTTCCATTTTATTTGTAATGGAGACTGTAATAGATGATGAGTTTTTCCTCAAACTTACTTGCAATTTTTGCCTTGACATCTGCAAATCTGTCACAAGAAAAGATCAAGTTTATCTTCAAAAAGAGAATTCTAAATTGTATCCCACTTTAtaagtatctatctatcaaatTCTAaaaagtgtgttgtgtgtttaatCTCTGGAGACATTTGAtactgaattaaaatgttttaatagtTGATATGTACTGCGTTGGGCTTAAACGGTGAGAAATGGTCTACTGCATCACTAATACACCACCTTCCTCTTGTCTACAGCTGCCCTCTAGGATTCCTTACTCACCTGTCGAAAGGCAGCTCCTGGGCTATGAGATGCAGCTTCTGAATGATATCAGCAGCCTCCTTAAtctgaagaagagagagagagggagagaaaaagactgagTGTGAGTCAGgtgaggcaaaaaaaagaaagagagcacaACAGGTCCATGAGAAGTGGACATCCAGACAGAAAGCTGGCAGGGCCACCGGCAGTGTCTCCAGTTGGGGGATCATCATTTGAGAACAGCCCTCTTCCACCTTCCCATGTTGAACAGGGAGCTGATAACAGGCAGGCTGTGCTCACCTGGGCATCGacatcagcaacagcagcagtcctGACTTAGCAGCACATCCAACTCTTTATTGGCATGCCTTTTCTGAATGGGCTGTAATCCCACAGGATACTAAATCGCCTTCAATAATCTGTCCGGCCAGGGATATCTGTCTTAAAAAAGGGGACCCTGTCGAGAACCCCCactccccctccacctccccccacccccgacATACACACTGGCTGAAAAAGCCCCAGACCTACGAAAGGCCCGCCGTCCGCAACTCCTCTGTTCCCGCAGATGCCTGCCTCAGCTAACATCATTACTCTGCTCCCGTGAGGAGGATCCAGCCTTTCTGCTCGGCGAAGGTTTTCTAAGTATCTGTCCCCCAGCTAAGATTAGCTAAATCCCATGTAAGTAATGTAGCCGTCTCCCTGCAGTCAGGGTTTAGCAGCACTTGTCTCCACGCTGGCGGCCCAGCCCTCCCTTTCAGAAGGATTAGCAAAGCCATCCCCCTTCAGCTATTCACTTGCAGCTTTCCTCTTTCCCCTTCGTCTGGAGGTATGCTCAGGAAAAGGAATCTGGCCAGATATTTCTGCATGCCTCTCCGGAAAACTAGCTCCATCTTCAGCTCTCGTCTTTGGGATTGACCCACAGACTCTGCATTCTGCTCTGCATTCACTAATGATGCTGCTACTAACAGGAATTATTTTAAAGTATCCCAATCTCTCTACTGTTGCCttcaaaactgcaaaatcaaactttaaagGGTCACTCATCTAACATCAACGTGTCGTCTGTGTAGGCAGGAATGAAGTTAAAGTGGGCATCTCATCTTCCCACACATGTTATCACCGCCCTTACATGTACCATAATGCCACAAGCTCTTCGCTGCTGTAATGTGACACAAAGCTGAGGACCAACCAAATTCTTGCTCCCAGACAACCTTCTGTAAATGCAATTAGGGTTGACATGCGCATGTTGACATCCATGCTAGTCAATCAGCCAACTATTGTCAGACAGCAAACGACAGTTTATTAATCCAAATTAGCCGAGGGATCCAACTAAAGGGATAAACTTGACAAATTAATATGGATGGTTTACCTCATAATCCTGTTCATTCTCACCTCCAGCAGTATCACGGAGGGGGGTCCTCGTCAACcgtcgctctctctcacacacacacacacacagttccacTAAAGTGAATGGAAGAACTACATGCAGCATACTCACCTTGTCTGGATTGTTGAACACGTCACTGCGAAGGTCTCCATCCAAGAACTCGTTGAAGTAGGTCATCAGGCGCTGAGCTTCCACGGCCCTCTGACGAGGTGTGTTCACTCCCTCCAACTGGTCGCCAAGGTGACAAACTTTGGTTGCCACATAGCTGATGTGCTCATCAAGCTCCTGGAAATGCTGAAAGGCCACCTAAATTGACAAAGAACATAAGGGATGCAAAGAAAATACAAGGTCATTCTGCaatgtgataaataaaaacattcaggtGGGTTTCAATGGCTATCAACCAATGAACACACCTGGTTGCTTCTCTGCAATTCTTGCACTTTGTGGGCAAATTCCTTGGCCTCACGATGACACTGATGCTCAAGCTTCTCCACCCGCCGCTGgatcttctcatccaactgCTTCAGCTCCTCTATGTGGTTCTCAAATTCTTCCAACAACCTgccacagaagaaagaaagtaaatcAGCATGCAGCAGATCATCAACTAACAATGagcaaaagtagaaaaaaaatcctctcatTCTGGAAGAGTAATTGGGTACCACCAGGTTAAATCTGTCCCACTGACCTAACAGTTATAGTTATAGTTAGTTACAGCAGTGTGCTGAATGATTAAATCCCGGGTCCCCAGACTTAAGAAGCTCTAAAAACTAGCAACTTCGTCAGCTGCATTTTAAGTGCCATCAGGACTGCAGAGCAAATGTTCTAAGTCAGCACCACATTTCACAGAGTAGGAAACATCCCAAAATGATGAGTGTATAATCTCTTGACTAATTCCCTCAGCGCTGGCTACAGCTTAAAGACATCTCCCATCCCTTCCCAACAGACACTCATTCCCTGGCTGGTGACTCACAGTATGGTGGCCTCCACAGATAtgttgtctctgactcctcacTAAGAGCTTCCGAGGAGGTGGTGGCAACAGTTTTGTGGAGGAAGTAGATAAGGCAGCACGGATCCACAGTATAGTTAAACTGTTATGGCATTTTTGCTTACGAGAAATAACTTGGTCTTCGAGTGGAAACATAACAACAAGCAGCGAAAATACCTCGAAAAAATCTTGGGCATagatatttgatgtttttctccagCCACCCATCAAAAATACCAAATTAGCATCAAAGAAACCACGATGAGCTTTAGCAAGTCCAGGAGGACTAACTCAGTTTCACTCTAATTTGTAGCAAGCTGATACTGACAGTTGGAAATAAATACATCTTggtttatattaaaaaaaactttcagcTTAAAACACATCTAATTATTTTCAAGTATTAtgttaaaatcaaatgtttgcTCTTAATCTTTTTGAAAGTCGTCAGTGAATAAAGACAGTGGTTGTAGTAAAAGAAAACGAAAGGCTTTTGGGAGGCTGTGCGAAAGGGCACAATAAAATGCCAACAGATATAGTATAAATATAATAGATATCGTAGATTAAGAAGActaatattttaatgtaaacatCTGCATGTGTTCAACTTCTGCTCAAATCAGCATTGGGCATAAATTAAATTGTGGAATAGGCCAGTCATACCAGACAAGTGCTTAGTCACAGAGAAGATCAACTGCATTACACTGCCAGCAGACAGGAGCGGAAGAGTTGTATTGCCCATTTATAAAGCCATTCAGTAAATCtcaatataaaacaaaagcaagattTTTTGACGAAAGAACTTGTCATTATCATATTAGCAATCAAGCTAAATGTAGATGCAAGACAATACAAGTCAGACAATTCATTTTATAGCATAACGTGGGATATAATTCATGAATGTGGAAAAATAGTTTCAAGGTATTGTCAACAAAATCAACCTGGAGTATTCTTCTGAGTTACAGACTTGTGTTCAGGGAAGGAAGATATTTGTAGTAAATCTAAATGACAATTGCCTGTAGTACCTTTTGGGGTCAAATGCCTCAGCTCCTCCTTTGGAGCCACCTCCAGGTGTCCTCCATGCCAACCTTTCAATGTACTCATCTGCATCAAAGGGCTCCTGAGAGGGATAAGTTATGAGTGTACCTCAtataaaaacatcagcaaaacacCGACCCGAAACGCTACAAGAACAGATTTTACATTACATCTAATGACATTATACCCTGCTATAACATATTACTGCCTTTGTGTTGACTTTTACTGCACTCTGACAGTCAATATCATTAACGATTGCACAAATAACTCGGATAAACTGTATTAATCACCAATTATCTTTAGCTTactacaaaaacagacatttctcCCGATTTCTGAGTCACTAATTATTCTCCATTACACACGTAGCATGAACAGTACCATTAAGCTACCGTTAATGATAGTTAGCAACCTAGCTAGCCTCACAGCTAACACAGCTCTTCGGTGCAGCAGTCATTTTACCTCGAAGAGCTGAGCAGTTGTCGCCATGTTCAAGATTCAGCTGGTGGCGAAGTAAAGTGTAATTTAGAGGAAGGAGCTCAGAGTCGGCAGTACCGCCGACTTCCACATGGATTTGCTGATTTTGTACAGTTTTGCCCTTTGTTGacagctagctggttagcaaTCCAGCTTCCTGTATGGGTGGAGAAGGGTGGGGATAGCTGCTTGCAAGTGCGCAAGCGCGTGTGTCGGCTGATTGGTGGCGGTTGTCACGTGAAACAACAGAAGGAAGCGAGTCGCTGGGTTAGACAAACTCATAGTGAGGAATATCTGAATTTTACAACTTGCACtatatatgtttatttacatattcatatCGCATATTGATATATTAATGTTGGAGTCAGAGAATAGTCTGTAAATTGAGAACATCAGTGCAGACGGACAAATGAGTGTGCGTGCTTTGTGGATCATTTCTCACGACAAGGGAGAAAATGTATCAATACGCTTTTCAAGGTATGTATCGTATCTAGTTATAATGCCTCTCATATCCCGCTACCTATATACAATAGTGTAGGGGACCCAAGCAGCGCTTGAATGATCTCTGTTGACATACTTCTTTCTGAATGTAGTGTTTTGTAATGTCTTGGGTCTCCCCCACAGGAGGTTTGCCACTGTGGAGCACCGTGCAAAGAGACTGGCAGGTTCCTCATATGTAGCTGTCCCAGAAGACaacactgtgctgcagctcctgctcaTTGAGCTTGGGCTTTCAGAACTGGACAAGTCCTATGTGGCTCTCAGAGATGATTGCCTTCATTGTCAGCGATCACCGGCCCTGGAGCTGCGCGTGGATGGTCCTGGAAAGGGAATTCTGTGGCCAGTGTTGGCCATCTCATCAGGGCCTCTTATCCTAGTTTGCCTTCCTTTAGTGGATGCCCCCGCTGAGCCACGGCCACCCCTTGTcagcctgctgtctgtctcccagAGCCTCACGCTCCTGGGAGGTCTTCAGACTTTCCTCCTCAGCCCAGGGGGTAAACCTGATACCGAGGGTCTGGCCTCGCGCCTGGCAATGCTGCCCTCTGTGCTCCTGCAGGTTTGTCCACTTGGCACGCCCCTGGATGTGCCGCCACTGGGACCACCTGCTACACCCACAGTTACCATCCCCACTGGGAACCAGAGGCAGCCAGCCTGGAAGACAGGGCTCCACCGCGGTCGAGCTGTGGTCAATGTGGCACTGATAGAAACAGTACGCTCTATGCAGTATGGTAACCGTAGCAGACAGGACCTGTGGGATGTTTTTGGCAATGTGACATGCAAAGTAAGTGCACAATGTAAAGAAAATTAAGtgatatttgacttttttttcctgttaacagtattttgcttattttctaCTTCTTTGTCCTTCTGTCAACAGTGTGAAGTGGAAGGGGTGCTTCCAAATGTGACCGTGACCCTCACTCTGCCTCCAAATGGTTCTCCACTCCAGGACATCTTGGTCCATCCATGTGTCACCTCACTGGACTCTAGTATCCTGACTGCCAGCAGTGTGGATAACTATGATGGCTCAACTTTCTCTGGGCCTTATAAgttccccttctctcctcctctggagCCTTTCAGACTATGCAGCTATACATCTCAGGTATAAAACATACATACTAACATACTACTAATCCCACACATTAGTGCCAATGTCTCAAGTGATTCCTGCAATTTTTCATTAGGTTCCTGTTCCTCCTATCCTTGGTTCATATCAACTGAAGGAAGAAGAGAACCACCTGCATGTGTCAGTAACCCTTAAACTTCATGAGAGTGTGAAAAACAGCTTTGAGTACTGTGAAGCACACCTGCCATTCTTTAACAGGTAAGCAACTCAAGAAGATGAAATCTTTTGGATCTTAGCACATGTCCGAGTTTGTTTCCTGTGGAGCAAAGAGGTGTATTGCCTCGCAGCCCTTGCAGTCTTTGAAGGTAAATTGTCATCTTGATATCCAATCAAAGAGTGATTCTAACAGATTTAGTGTTTACAACATTAAGAAATCAGCCTACTTGTGAAGAGAATTTGGgtaataaacaaatataattttcttgtagttcaattaaaaaaatgttttattaactACTGGTGCACCAGCCAAATCTACAGGTTTCAAACTCAACCATGTTATGTGCAGTAGTGGCATAAATTATAACTATTTGCACTAACATTTGCCTGTGTGCCCTGCGCTTTGTGCAGGGATCAGATGGGTGTTGTGGAAATGAAAGTGAGCTCTGGACAACTGGATGTCTCAAAGGAGAAGAACCTGCTGGTCTGGGCCCTGGGTATGCGTTGCATTCCTGAGCATCAATGTAAAAGCAAAATCACAACTGATGCAGCTGTatattagaaaaagaaaataatgagtaATTTCTCCTCACTGACATTTAGGCCAAAAGTTCCCTAAATCTCGTGAGGTCACAATGGAAGGCAAGATCAGCTTTTCTGGGCCGACGCCAGGACCTGCTGACCCCCTCTGCACCGGACTTACTGCCTATATCAAAGTAAGATAAGACGTGTGATTAATTTTGGGACGTGATCAGATTTATGATTCATGATGTTCATTTACAGCCACATCACGTTACAGCTAATTTCTCATGAGACAAGGTCAAACGTGGGGATCTGTTAACGTGATTGTTAGTTGTGCAGTGTTTAAcatgttcatcatcatctttaCAGTTGTATTTCAGCGTGCCTGACATGACGCTCTCTGGGTGCTGTGTGGACCAGCATTCGGTGCAGGTTTATTCCTCAGCCAAACCACGGATTGTAACATGTAAGTTCACCAAACAACAAAGTGTTTGTCGTATGCACATTTTCTAAAACTACAACATGGACCGTCTGTCTTATTTCCAGCTCGAGAACTTCTATCCAAAGAGTACTTCATATGGAATTCAACAGGACCTGCTCCAGTATCCTCTGGGCAGATGATTCTGTAGCAGGGATATGCTGGTGGGAAAAGCTGCATAGTTCACTATACTGGAGCAGGACTGAAAACACTGTCAAATATATACTGTGATCCAGACTGGATATGTGACCccataaaatgtatttgttacTGTCTGTTGTTACTGGAGAGTTCACAAATGATATAAAATGTTCATAGCAGTGTAAATAATTTGTAGATTTTACATTATCTTTTATATTAACAGGTAAAAGACGGCATAATTTCGCTTCCACTCAGCATAGTTCACAATGAGCAAACTTTGCCTGGCAAAGGTATTGATTTTGTTCATGGAAGcgttcttttaaaaatgtacctGCCCTGTAGTCCAACTTCTTTAATCCCCCAGCCTTCACCCACCCTCAGATTTATCCCATTGCAGACACAAGGGCCACCCGTTGCTCTGACAGTCCCACTTCAGTGACTCTCCATCAGCCGGATAATTAGCAGCTGGGGCCTTGTCATCAGCTGTTGTGGGCCTGGAGGAGAGGGGCGGCTGGGCTGTGAAAGGCTAGGCTGCTCTGGCCAGTGTCTCGGCTACAAAAGGCTCCTCTTTTAGAGCTGGCAGGAGTCCTTGCCCCCTTCCACCAGTcactccccccacccccttttgACCCTGTCCCCGCCCTGTCAACTAGTGGCTAGTTCAAACACACAGTCTCTCCAGTCAGACTGTGATTGAGCACTGACCCTCTGGCCTTTGAGACTTTAAAGCGGCCAGTCCCATTCAGTGAGCAGGACCTGCCTAATTGCTGAAAAGGTCACAAGGATGGACGTGCTTGGGTTGCTCTTGAAGTTGCATAGGTGCTTTAATTCAATTAATGAAGAACTTTAAGTACATGACTTTGATCTTTATggttgtaataaaaaaaatcagggtACACCTTCGTTTTATAATCAGTATTTACATACAAAGAAACTATTTAAAGAGGGGCATTTACCTCCCTGTTtctcactgtttactgttaccTGAAATTTGAAGAGTTTCATACTAGCACTGTTCCCGATGTGAATGCTCCACCTGAGTGCACTAAGTTGACTGAGTAACGAGCCGATGAAGGGTTAAAGTAGAGGAGATTGTAACCCACTATTCCTCAGTAGCCAGACTCCTCTGAGTGCCCTCATTGTCTGCTGTTGGCCTCTTGTGCCCCTTGCTGGTCCAAATGCTACATTCTCACGTGGATTTCCACTCAGAAGGCTGACCATGACCAATCCTCTGTCAATTGGAACCAATTGCTCACACGGCATCCTTCACCTTCTTTTTATGTAGCAGTGCGGAGTGGCAGACACCGAGACCTCTCGGCTCTCCCCCTCCACGATGATTTGGCTTTAAGGCCCAGTGTGTGTGGCTAGCGAACTGGAAAaagagaagttttttttttttttgggccaCTCTAAATCTCCTCAGTATCGCAATATGTGGTCAGTCTGGCTCCTGAAGTCTGCAGTCAGTGACCTCTCACTGGCAGGCTTTGCTTTGTTGATTGAATAGCTTGCAAAGTAGATGgactcattttaatgtgttgctCTGCTCCATTGCCTTCAGCTCCTACCTTTTGTATGTAATTCtacagtgtttttcagattcATTTATCGTTTATTTCGTCattgtttgctgttttatgcACACATACAGGAAAAAGGATTAACACCATTATATaagaagcagaaataaaactcaCATGGGCCAAAATAAACTCTTGAAAGTAAAGCAGCGGTGTGGATTGTCTTAAGTCAtgttaaaatatcacaaagTTGTATAGTCTTAAGTGCCCATAATGGTCTTTCATGCCAAAACATTTACTACACTATTATAAACACTGAATTGTCATTCACTTAGCTGTGTTACCGGTGTGTACTTCCTTGTGTCCATCAGCCCAATAATGACACCCAGTGGTAGAGCACAATAAAGTTCATGTTAGACTGTTTTGAGTTCTTTAACACGGTTTAGAGCTCATTTCTTCTATTGAAAAAGTTCCGCTCAGCCACAGCCAGATAATCTTGCTGAGTTAATTCCTGTCCTGCCTCCTGCTGTGAGATGTGATCCCAGCAATGTTCCTTCTAACTCGCCATGCCCGAGGaccaggctttttttttttttaatcaatcacTGCGTGGCCTCAGGTGTTTGGTAGGAGTCCAGTTCCTCTCAGCTTCTCTGAATGCACTAAGAGCTGGCCTGAGGGAGAACACTTGAATAATGATGGTGCAATTagcagtttcctgttttcattctaATTATTCGTCAAGAGCCATAGATCTTTGCAAATAAGGAGATATCTTAGAATACTGGAGGATTCTTTTGTACCCAGTAATAGACCAGGTGCTTCAAAACTGTCTGATTTGAATCCTAACTCTGTGAACTAAATATGAAATGTACTTTTGGATGCTTGCTGTGACTATTGTGAGGAAGCTAAATGCAAGTTTTGTGCATCACTTTCACCTGTAGAGGGCACCGTAATCTCAGCAATGCAGGGATTATCTAAGCAACATCAACAGATATTGTAAATTGGTGCATATAATTAGTGCATCTTACTGTCCCAGATCCTTCTCTCGTCTCTTATTCTCCCTGTCTGGTTTCTGGCAATCTCAGGCCACAACCTGTTATCCCTCTGtgtttctcccctctctcttatGCACACTATTTCCATTCCAGTTGCCCATGATGAGTTTTTGTCCAATGATGGATGTCTATGTCCAGTTTGACCTCGAGCTCGAACACTCTGGATGCTTTCTTCTCCCTTGTGCAGAAGCTCTTTGGCTGGCTGGTTACATTGTCTCTCTTCACGGAGGTGAGGCTGAGGTTCTGGATCCAGAAGGCAGCTGGGGTCCAAACTCTCTCCTGTGGCATCATCCCAGAAGATGTCCCTTTCTGTTGGCCTTCTCACAAGTTTCAGCCTCTGGATCCCTTCTGTGGTCGGATCTCCAAATAAAAGGCCAAATGAAATGAGCAAAAGATACTGGAATCAAACAGTAGACAAATACAGATTTTTGCAACCGTACCATTAACTGTGTAGACAACCTTAAGTCTTCTCCGTTCTCTGACTTGTCGGAGGTGAGCTCGCCGATGCCGATGAGCCTGTTGGCTGAGAGCTGTCTGGGCCTCCAGGAACCCTCCCTAGAACAGACAACAGAGtcataaaagacaaaagtgcaTTTATTCCATTACTA
This window encodes:
- the exoc5 gene encoding exocyst complex component 5, translated to MATTAQLFEEPFDADEYIERLAWRTPGGGSKGGAEAFDPKRLLEEFENHIEELKQLDEKIQRRVEKLEHQCHREAKEFAHKVQELQRSNQVAFQHFQELDEHISYVATKVCHLGDQLEGVNTPRQRAVEAQRLMTYFNEFLDGDLRSDVFNNPDKIKEAADIIQKLHLIAQELPFDRFADVKAKIASKYHDLERQLIQEFTAAQRRGEIGRMREVAAVLLHFKGYAHCVDVYIKQCQEGAYMRNDVFEDTAVLCQRVNKQVGEVFSSPETVMAKLIQNIFENKLQAHVREKLDETRHSDVEQYLKNLYDLYTRTTALATKLTEFNLGSDKHTFLSKLIKSIFSSYLESYIDMEREYLRTRGATILQRYYDSKNHQKRPIGTGSIQELKERIRQRTNLSLGPVIDTHGETFLSPELVVNLLQETRHAFERCHKLSDPSDLPKNAFSIFLLLVDHLCVEHIDYALEIGLSAIPSSDAKNANLYFLDVVQQANSIFHLFDKQFNDQLMPLISSSPKLAECLHKKKEVIEQMEVKLDTGIDRTLNCMVGQMKHILATEQRKTDFRPEDENNVMIQYTTACSKVCAYVSRQVQHVRKSMDGKNVDTVLTELGVRFHRLIHEHLQQYSYSSMGGMLAICDVAEYRRCAKDFRVPLVLQLFDTLHALCNLLVVAPDNLKQVCSGEQLTSLDRNLLHAFVQLRVDYRSARLGRHFS
- the ap5m1 gene encoding AP-5 complex subunit mu-1, which translates into the protein MSVRALWIISHDKGENVSIRFSRRFATVEHRAKRLAGSSYVAVPEDNTVLQLLLIELGLSELDKSYVALRDDCLHCQRSPALELRVDGPGKGILWPVLAISSGPLILVCLPLVDAPAEPRPPLVSLLSVSQSLTLLGGLQTFLLSPGGKPDTEGLASRLAMLPSVLLQVCPLGTPLDVPPLGPPATPTVTIPTGNQRQPAWKTGLHRGRAVVNVALIETVRSMQYGNRSRQDLWDVFGNVTCKCEVEGVLPNVTVTLTLPPNGSPLQDILVHPCVTSLDSSILTASSVDNYDGSTFSGPYKFPFSPPLEPFRLCSYTSQVPVPPILGSYQLKEEENHLHVSVTLKLHESVKNSFEYCEAHLPFFNRDQMGVVEMKVSSGQLDVSKEKNLLVWALGQKFPKSREVTMEGKISFSGPTPGPADPLCTGLTAYIKLYFSVPDMTLSGCCVDQHSVQVYSSAKPRIVTSRELLSKEYFIWNSTGPAPVSSGQMIL
- the LOC124072217 gene encoding uncharacterized protein LOC124072217; the protein is MGSTSSRPRLRRVAPCNSLQEEGAQPKPQWTLPALPVTVEQPSGSLGHRKTTLPPLKQEITLSTLSEPCFAGSLPPKQSNNSSIIHSHPPRRPQALQPLALQIGHTTTANQIVMARGVSTPRDGGVHQCSTTGQAGHCGTGRMIQGGFLEAQTALSQQAHRHRRAHLRQVRERRRLKVVYTVNDPTTEGIQRLKLVRRPTERDIFWDDATGESLDPSCLLDPEPQPHLREERQCNQPAKELLHKGEESIQSVRARGQTGHRHPSLDKNSSWATGMEIVCIRERGETQRDNRLWPEIARNQTGRIRDERRIWDSKMH